Below is a genomic region from Pseudomonas sp. JQ170C.
ACGCCGTGGTGCTGTCGGCGCTGTACCTGCCACTGATGCTGATGCTGATCGGCTTGATCTTCCGGGGCGTGGCGTTCGAGTTCCGCTTCAAGGCCAAGGCCGACAAGCGTCACCTCTGGGACAAGGCCTTCATCGGCGGCTCGCTGGCCGCCACCTTCTTCCAGGGTGTGGCCCTGGGCGCCTTCATCGAAGGCTTCAAGGTGGTCGACCGCAGTTATGCCGGCGGCTCCCTGGACTGGCTGACACCGTTCAGCCTGTTCTGTGGCCTGGGGCTGATCGTGGCCTATGCCTTGCTCGGCTGCACCTGGCTGATCATGAAGACCGAAGGCAAGCTGCAGCTGCAGATGCACGACCTGGCACGCCCGCTGGCGCTGGTGCTGCTGGCGGTGACCGGTATCGTGAGCATCTGGACGCCGCTGGCGCACCCGGACATCGCCACCCGCTGGTTCAGCCTGCCTAACCTGTTCTGGTTCCTGCCGGTGCCGATCCTGGTGCTGGTGACCCTGTACGGTTTGCTCAAGGCCGTGGCCCGCAATGCGCACTACACCCCGTTCCTGCTGACCCTGGTACTGATCTTCCTCGGCTACAGCGGCCTGGGTATCAGCTTGTGGCCGAACATCATCCCGCCGTCGATCTCGATCTGGGACGCTGCCGCGCCACCGCAGAGCCAGGGCTTCATGCTGGTGGGAACGCTGTTCATCATTCCGTTCATCCTTGGCTACACCTTCTGGAGCTACTACGTGTTCCGCGGCAAGGTGACCCATGAGGACGGCTATCACTAGGAGTCCTGGCGATGACTGGCAAGCACACGTATGACGAAGAGAAAAAGCCGCTCTGGCAACGGCTGGGCTGGCTGGCGGTCATTTGGGCCGGCAGCGTGGCGGCCCTGGGGATTGTGGCCTGGCTGATGCGCATGTTCATGGCGGCAGCCGGCCTGAGCACCCACTGACAAACATTCCCATCCCGCCTTGCGGCGGATTTAGCGCCCTTCGCGACCCAGGTTGCGAAGGGTTTTTTTTGCCTGTAGGAGCGGGCTTGCTCCGCGATAGCGGTCTGTCAGCCACATCGCATCGCGGGGCAAGCCCGCGCCTACCGGCGGTGTATTACTTGCGAGCCTTGAGCACCACGAACTTGGGCGTGGCCGCCACTTGCTCGACACCACGGAACAAACGCGCCAGCTTGCTGTGGTAGCCCAGGTGTCGGTTGCCGACGATGTACAGCGAGCCGCCCACCACCAACGCCTCACGGGCTTGCTGGAACATGCGCCAGGCGAGGAAGTCGCCCACCACTTGTTGCTGGTGGAACGGCGGGTTGCACAGCACCACATCCAGCGATTGCGCCGGTTGCCCGGCCAGGCCGTCGTCGGCACGTACGCTGACTTCGCGCTCGCCCAGTGCCGCACGCCAGTTTTCCAGGGCCGACTGCGTGGCCATGTACGACTCATCCACCAGGGTGTAGTGCGCCTGTGGGTTGCTCAGGGCGCTGGCGATGGCCAGTACGCCGTTGCCGCAGCCAAGGTCGGCGACCCGGGCCGTGCCCAGGTTGCCCGGCAGGTGCGGCAGGAATGCCCGGGTGCCGATGTCCAGGCCTTCGCGGCAGAACACGTTGGCATGGTTGAGCAGCTCCAGGCGTGGCGACTCCA
It encodes:
- the cydB gene encoding cytochrome d ubiquinol oxidase subunit II; translation: MGIDLPLIWAVIIIFGIMMYVVMDGFDLGIGILFPFVKAEQDRDVMMNTVAPVWDGNETWLVLGGAALFGAFPLAYAVVLSALYLPLMLMLIGLIFRGVAFEFRFKAKADKRHLWDKAFIGGSLAATFFQGVALGAFIEGFKVVDRSYAGGSLDWLTPFSLFCGLGLIVAYALLGCTWLIMKTEGKLQLQMHDLARPLALVLLAVTGIVSIWTPLAHPDIATRWFSLPNLFWFLPVPILVLVTLYGLLKAVARNAHYTPFLLTLVLIFLGYSGLGISLWPNIIPPSISIWDAAAPPQSQGFMLVGTLFIIPFILGYTFWSYYVFRGKVTHEDGYH
- a CDS encoding DUF2474 domain-containing protein, with the translated sequence MTGKHTYDEEKKPLWQRLGWLAVIWAGSVAALGIVAWLMRMFMAAAGLSTH